The Gloeobacter morelensis MG652769 genome contains the following window.
TGTCGAGGCGCAAATTTGGGATATCGATCGAGTTGGTATTGATCACCAGGCCCTCCCCAGATCCCTGGGGATCGGAAAAATCGCCGCGCACCGAGATGGCGACCTGCTTTTTGGAGGGCAGGACCATCGGGGTGAGGTTGAGGGTGGTGCGGGCGTTGATCGCCTGGGTAGAACTGAGGGCGGTGCCGTTGGAGACGATGGTCTGGGGAATGCGAAACTGAACGTTCTGGCTGATGGTCGCCGTCTCGCCGTCGCTGACCACCAGTTGTTGGTCGATGAGCGTCTGCAGGGCGTTGACCTGCTGAAGCAGCTGCAACTGTAGAACAATGTTTGCAAAAGTCAGAGTGAGGGCAGAGCGGTTGGGCAGTACGCCGTTGTTGCCCAGAGGGGCGGTGCTCAAAGCGCCGGCCCCGGCCGCAAGCCCCGAGTACTGTGGAAACGCGCCGCCGCCCAACGCCCCGCCGCTACCGAGATCCAGGCCAAAGCGGCCCATCGCCACCGGACGGCCGAAGGCGTCGTAGGAACCGGAGGTGATCCCGGTGCCCAGGCTGAGGCCGCGTTCATTGGCGACGCTGTCGTTGACCAACAGCACCCGCAGCCGGATGACCACCTGGGCGGGAGCACTTAGCTTGTCGGAGACATAAATGATGTTGCGGCTAGCCCGAGAGCGAAAGGCCCGAAAGCCGATGATTTCAAGAATTTCCTTGAGTTGGGCGTA
Protein-coding sequences here:
- a CDS encoding type II and III secretion system protein, translating into MHIRALPLVTGALAALLAGAPACAQSSTFNLSAQSNVSARDFIQNLASQAGLTVVFIERGQGRAATGTEAPNEQSRPEGDVYSGNNVVNTTSNTPGLANPNPRGKRIDIPLPSQFNLSFSNLQGLDAYAQLKEILEIIGFRAFRSRASRNIIYVSDKLSAPAQVVIRLRVLLVNDSVANERGLSLGTGITSGSYDAFGRPVAMGRFGLDLGSGGALGGGAFPQYSGLAAGAGALSTAPLGNNGVLPNRSALTLTFANIVLQLQLLQQVNALQTLIDQQLVVSDGETATISQNVQFRIPQTIVSNGTALSSTQAINARTTLNLTPMVLPSKKQVAISVRGDFSDPQGSGEGLVINTNSIDIPNLRLDSGGVALLGGITRHDEANIEYRVPVLSAIPILGDLFKSSNRVVKDQRLLVMIEPVIQEQPLAGAELLEAQAPAADSPRNLPPEFASHKPTSGITPLK